CGTCTGTCATGAGGATGGGGCTCCGTTTGCGGCCGATCCCCGCCATATTTTAAAGAAAGCGGCGTCGGAAGCCCGCGGGCTGGGATACACGATGGAGGTGAGCCCGGAGTGCGAGTTCTTTTTGTTTCATTCGGATGAGAAGGGGCTTCCGACGACATTGACGCATGAACAGGCCGGGTATTTTGATATGAGTCCGCTTGATCTGGGAGAAAATGCAAGAAGAGATATTGTCATGATGCTGGAAGACATGGGGTTTGAAATCGAATCGTCTCATCATGAGTCTGCGCCTGCCCAGCATGAAGTGGATTTCCGGCGCGATGAGGCGCTGAAGACGGCAGATAATATTATGACGTTTAAACTGGCTGTGAAGACGATCGCCAAAAGACATGGTCTCCATGCGACTTTTATGCCAAAGCCCAAAAATGGGGTGGAAGGATCCGGGATGCATCTGCGGATGGCACTGTTAAAGGACGGAAAAAATATTTTCACAGACGAGAACAAAGCAAATGGTCTGAGCAGAGAAGGGCTTTTCTTTGTCGGTGGACTGATGAAACATATCAAGGGTATGACCGCTGTCACCAATCCGATTGTAAACTCGTATAAGCGTCTCGTATCAGGCTATGAGGCGCCGGTCTGTCTGTCCTGGGATACGGCGGCCGCGAGTCCGCTTGTGCGGGTTATTCGTGATCGGGAAGAGGGGACAAGAATTGAGCTGCGTTCTCCCGACTCTGCGGCAAATCCTTATCTGGCGCTGGCGCTCTGCCTGCGTGCGGGACTGGACGGTATCAGAGAGCAGATCATGCCGTCCCAGGAGCCGGAAAGCAGACTTCCATCGACGCTGCGGGAAGCACTGCATGAGATGGAGCGGGATTCGCTGATCGGAGAGACGCTTGGCAGGACCGCATATGAAAATTACCTTATGATAAAAGGGAGTGAGTGGGAGACATATCAGGCGCAGGTCAGTGAGTGGGAAATCCGACAATATTTGAACCGATATTAGATTGCGGCGGACCAACGCGTGGTGAGACACTTCATACTTTGCATCACTGTACTGTAAAACAACGGGAGAGGAGGTGTATCTGATGACAGGGATTATAGTCGCATTTTCTAAGACAGAGGGTGCCAGAAGCATTAAAAATATATTGGTGCGCAGCGGGTATCCGGTGGCGGCAGTCTGTTCCACAGGAGCGCAGGCGCTCAGTCAGGCGGACTGTCTGGATGGCGGCATTGTTATCTGTGGCCATCGGATGCCGGATATGATCTTTTCCCGGCTGCGGGACGACCTTCCGGAAGGATTTGAGATGCTCCTGATCGCTTCCGGGAGTGTATTGGAGGAATGTGATGGCAGCGTGATGTCACTGGCGATGCCTCTGAAAGTTCACGAGCTCATTGACACCGTGGGCATGATGGTTCATAATATTGAGAGTCGGCGCAGGAGATACAGAGAAGCCCCGAAAAAGCGCAGCCAGCAGGAAGCGGCATGGATCAGGGAAGCCAAGGAGCTTCTGATGGTGCGCAATCGTATGACGGAGCAGGAGGCCCACCGCTATATCCAGAAGTGCAGTATGGACAGCGGTACGAATCTGGCGGAGACAGCGCAGATGATACTTGCAATGATGAGGACATGAAAGAGAAAGGGGAAAGCCGGATGAAATTTACAAAAATGCACGGCTGTGGGAATGATTATATTTATATTGATGGAAACAGGGAGCGGATACCCGAGGATAAAAGGCCGGCAGCCGTCCGCTTTCTGAGTGACCGGCATTTTGGCGCTGGCGGGGACGGCGTGATCTTTATCAATCCGTCTTCCGAAGCAGATTTTGAGATGGAGATGTACAATGCGGATGGCAGCAGGGCAGAGATGTGCGGCAACGGCATTCGCTGTGTGGCCAAGTATGTATATGATAAAGGACTGACAGACAACAAAGAATTTACTATCGTCAGCGCCGGCATGTGCAAGAAGATCAGCCTGACGACAAGAGAGGGAAAGGCTGTGACAGCCAGAGTTGATATGGGACGGCCGGAGCTGAAAGCGGAGAAGATTCCTGTCATTGCTTCCGGCGGGCAGGTGATCGATGAGGAGATCACCGTACAGGGGGAGACATACCGGATGACCTGCGTATCTATGGGGAATCCCCATGCAGTCGTGTTTATGGAAGACATCAAACAGATGCAGATCGAAACGATTGGGCCGCAATTTGAAAATCATCCACGCTTTCCGAAGCGGATCAATACGGAATTTGTGCATGTTATCGACAGGCAAAATGTGGAGATGCGTGTGTGGGAGAGAGGCACGGGGGAAACGCTGGCCTGTGGGACGGGCTGCTGTGCCGTGGCGGCTGCCTGTGTGTTGAATGGTTTTACGGACCGGAATGTGACCGTACATGTACTCGGCGGCAGCCTGTCGATCGAATGGGACGAGAGAGAGGACACGATCTATATGACAGGGCCGGCGGAGACGGTATATGAAGGCGAGATTGACATGGCTCTGCTGACCGATTGAAATTCTGCGAATAACAATAATCAACATAAGGAGAGATACGAGTATGGTGAAAGTAAATGACAACTATTTGAAGCTGCCGGGAAGCTATCTGTTCTCGACGATTGGCAAAAAGGTCAATGCCTTTGCGGCCGCCAATCCGGAGACAAAGATCATCCGCCTTGGCATCGGCGATGTGACGCAGCCGCTGGCGCCGGCAATCATTTCCGCCCTTCACAGCGCGGTGGATGAGATGGCGGATGCCGCTACGTTTAAAGGCTATGCACCGGATCTGGGTTATGAGTTCCTGCGCAGTGCGATCGCCGGGAATGATTACAGGGCACGGGGCTGCGACATCGCCGAGGATGAGATCTTTGTATCGGACGGGGCGAAATGTGATTCCGGCAATATCCAGGAAATCTTCAGTGTGGACAACAAGATCGCAGTCTGTGATCCGGTCTATCCGGTCTACGTTGATACGAATGTGATGGCAGGCAGGACAGGCAGTTATGATGCGGCGACGGAGACATGGAGCGATGTGATCTATATGCCATGTGTTGCCGGAAACGGATTCGTGCCGGAGATTCCCAGCGAGAAACCGGATCTCATCTATCTGTGCTTCCCGAACAATCCTACTGGCTGTACGGTCACGAAAGACCAGCTTCAGGACTGGGTCGATTATGCCAATCAGGTGGGGGCAGTCATCATTTATGATGCTGCTTATGAAGCATATATTTCCGAGGAAAATGTTCCCCACAGCATTTATGAGTGCGAGGGAGCGAGGACTTGTGCGATCGAACTGCATTCCTTCTCTAAAAATGCGGGCTTTACCGGGGTGCGGCTTGGCTATACGGTAGTGCCGAAAGATCTGAAAATCGGAGATGTGGCGCTGCACGGACTCTGGGCGAGACGGCATGGGACCAAATACAACGGTGCGCCTTATATTGTGCAGCGCGCAGGGGAAGCAGTCTATTCTCCCGAGGGAAAAGCGCAGTTGAAGAAACAGGTCGCTTATTATATGAACAATGCCAGATACATTCTGGAAGGACTGAAAGATGCCGGCTACACAGTATATGGCGGCGTCAATGCGCCTTATATCTGGCTGAAAGCCCCGAATGGCATGACAAGCTGGGAATTTTTTGACCATCTGCTGGAAAAAGCGAATGTGGTGGGAACGCCGGGCAGTGGTTTCGGACCGAGCGGGGAGACGTATTTCCGCCTCACGGCATTTGGAAGCTATGAGAATACGGTGGAAGCAATCGACAGAATAAAAAAGCTGTAATGAAAACAGAGAGTACCCGTCTTACACGGTGTACTCTCTGTGCATAATGTCGAGATAGAAATTTGTGAGCAATGTCCGCATGAAAGGAATGACCCAGAGAAAGGCAATTCCGCAGGAAAGAAAGCTCGAGAGATAATAGGGGATGAGGGTGACGCAAATATAAAAGAGACGGCCCTTATGCCCTTTCATAATCTTGCAGCTTGTAGAGAAAATCTGCCGTACCGTATAGTTTGGGAAGTCCAGCATCACGTAATATACCTGTGCAAAGCGCAGGGAAAAGAAAATCCGCACAGCCATACCGGCCACTGCCGTGAGGCAACAGACGAGAAACATGACGGCAGTCTTGCTTTGGTTCAGATAGAAATACCTGCATATATAAAACGGGGTCATGCACAAAAGCTGCATGAGCAGCAACAGAAACCTCACGGCGATGGCTCTGTCGGCATGGGAAGAAAAACCACAGAAAATATCGTTCGTCCGGTAAGGACGACTACAAACCAGGTTTAAATAAAAACGGGTCAGACCAACCTGGAAGATTCCGGCCAGAATGCTGATCAGCAGGGCAATCAGCCAGGTAATGACAAGTCCTGCCAATGTGGAAGGGTCCGAGATCCACAGGCAAAGCACAAGGGCCACTCCCGTGATTGAGGCAGCCAGCACTTCCACTGAGATCGCATTTCCATATTTCCCAAGAAGCTGTCCTCTGGAAATGGATTTCAACTGAGCAGATGTTAAACTGGTATTCATAAAAAAATAGTCTCCATTCTATAATGCGGTTCTTCTCTCGATATGTTATACGGCTTTATCAAAGTTCATACCCGCATAGATAGAAGAATCTGCTGATTTTTTGCTTTTTTGGTAAGGATTTGATTCGTTAACATATTTGATCTGCGTTCTTGTCTCACCGCCTGCAACATAAGTGCGTCCACACTCCGGACAGACAGCAGTCTGAATCGATACATTGGCTGCCACGACTTTTCCGCCGCTCTTTGCCGCCTTTTTGTATGCGTTGCTGACATGTTCCTGCTCATGCGCTCTCACCCGTGAAGCGGAAGCCTGCGGCGAAACATGGGCCGCCGACTTGAAAGAGACCATCTCGTCGGAACCGTCCTGATATTTGCGGTTTTTACATGTCTGACAGTCCTCAGGAGAGGATTTGCGTCCGGGCGATTTGACACTGTCGCCTGCCGCTCCTGAAAGATCATAACTGTTTCTGCTGTATCCCGTATTGATCATCATATCGATTTCCTCCCTTATATAATAATGATATGATATAAAATAAAATCTTCTAATCCCAGAATGTGTCTTCCATCATGTCATCGAAAGATTCCCCATACATCTGTTCATAGAGCTGATTGAACTGCTGCTGATATTCCGGCACCGCCATCAGAAGGTACATGGCGAATACAAAAAGAATGGCATTGAGGGTAAAGCTGCACAGAGTGACGATAAAGCCGATCTTCGCGTGCGGCGAGAGTCTGCTCTGACTGCCCTTGGAGAGAAGAGCCAGCACAATGCTGATACCTCCAAAAATGCAGGGCAGATAAAAAGGCAGAAAGATAATGGAGGCGGCACCGACAAGACCGGTGATCATCGCCGCATTTGCCATGATGTTTTCCTGCTGCCTGACGGGAGGCATCGGATATGGCATCTGATTCTGCATACCAGGTCCGCCCGGCATATTGTATGGCATCTGGTTTGGTGAGTTGTTTTGAAAGTCCATGGAATACTCCTTCATTGTCTGCAAGGCCCTGAAAATACAGGTTTATATATATAATGTAATAGTAACACTTTTTTTGCCAGATTACAAACCCATTCCTCAGCAAAATCTTTCCCAGGTTCTGCCTTGTTGTGAAATCGCGCCGATTATGCTACAATAGATAGCGCCCGGAGGGCGAATGAAAGAAAAGGACATAGGATAGTTTGGGATGGATATTATTGTAAAACTGACAGAAGAATTAAAGGTGGAAAAGTGGCAGGTGGAGGCGGCAGTCGCTCTCATCGACGAGGGCAATACGATACCGTTTATTTCCAGATACCGGAAGGAAGCCACAGGAGCGCTGAATGACGAGACGCTGCGTGATCTGAACGAACGGCTTGGTTACTTGCGCAATCTGGAAGAGAAAAAGGCGCAGGCGCTCAGCAGTATTGAGGAGCAGGGAAAGCTGACGGATGAACTGCGGGCGAAGATAGGCGCTGCGGAGACATTGGTGGCGGTGGAAGATCTCTACCGTCCGTATCGGCCGAAGCGCAAGACAAGGGCGAGCGTGGCAAAGGAGAAGGGGCTGGAACCTCTGGCCCAGCTGATTCTTGCACAGGAGATGACGCAGCCCGCCCTGGAAGCGGCAGCGCAGTATGTAGACGAAGAGAAGGGTGTGAAGACGGCGCAGGAAGCGCTGCAGGGCGCGAAGGACATCATCGCGGAGAGTATATCCGACGAGGCGGATTACCGCGCTTATATCCGGGAGGCGACTTTTGCGGAAGGCGTTCTCACAAGTACGGCAAAGGACGAGAAGGCGCAGAGTGTCTATGAGATGTATTACAATTACTCCGAGGCGGTGAGCAAGGCCGCAGGACACAGGATTCTGGCGCTGAACCGGGGAGAGAGTGAGAAGTTCCTGACGGTGAAAATAGAAGCGCCGACAGAGCGGATTCTTCGTTTCCTGGAGAAAAAGATCGTTTTGAATGATAATCCGGTGACAACGCCGATATTGAAGGAGACGATTACGGACAGTTATGATCGTCTGATCGCACCCGCTATTGAGCGGGATATTCGCAGCGAGCTGACAGAGCGCGCGGAGGACGGGGCGATCTCGGTTTTTGGCAAGAATCTGGAGCAGCTTCTTTTGCAGCCGCCGATTGCGGGAAAGACGGTTATGGGCTGGGACCCGGCGTTTCGCACCGGCTGTAAACTGGCGGTCGTAGACAGAACAGGGAAAGTGCTTGACACGAAGGTGATCTATCCGACGGCGCCGCAAAATAAAGTCGAGCAGTCAAAGAGAGAGCTGAAAAAACTGATTGACAAATATGAAGTCGATCTGATTTCTGTCGGGAACGGAACGGCCTCCCGGGAGTCGGAACAGGTGATCGTCGAACTGCTCAAAGAACTGGAACGACCGGTACAGTATGTGATCGTTAGCGAGGCCGGGGCTTCTGTGTATTCCGCGAGCAAGCTGGCCACAGAGGAATTTCCCGAGTTTGACGTGGGACAGCGGAGTGCGGCATCCATCGCGCGGCGTCTGCAGGACCCGCTTGCAGAGCTGGTAAAGATCGACCCCAAGTCGATTGGCGTCGGACAGTATCAGCACGATATGAATCAGAAAAAACTGGGCGAGGCGCTGAACGGCGTGGTGGAAAATTGTGTCAACCGGGTCGGCGTAGACCTCAATACGGCGTCGGCGCCGCTGCTCTCTTATATTTCCGGGATCACGAAAACAATCGCCAAAAACATTGTCGACTACCGGGAAAACAACGGCAGGTTTACGAACAGAAAGCAGCTTTTGAAGGTGGCGAAGCTGGGACCGAAAGCCTTTGAGCAGTGCGCGGGATTTATGCGAATAACGGATGGCGATCATCCGCTCGACGCTACAAGTGTTCATCCGGAGTCATATGAAGCGGCGGAAAAACTGATGCAGAAGCTGGGACTGACGATAGAGGATGTGCGGGCGGCACAGAAAGCTGCGGCGGCATCTAAGAGCACGAAAGCTAGGAAAGAGTCTGCGGCCAAACCCAGACAGAAGCAGAATAAGATTGTCATCCGCAATACGAATACGGCTATGGGCAAGGCGCTGGCGGCGGCAATGAACGGGATGACGCTGGAGCAGGGCGGCCGGAGTGCGGAGAAGGGGCAGACGACAGACAGAGAGCGGACCGCAGAGAAGGGACAGGCAGCAGAGAGACTTATCGGCAATCTGGAACGGCGCGCCGGGGATAAAAAGAAGCTGGCGGAGGAGATTGGCATCGGTGAGCTGACGCTGACAGATATTCTGAAAGAGCTGGAAAAGCCTGCCAGAGACCCGAGGGATAATATGCCGGCACCGATCCTTCGAAGTGATGTGCTTGATATGAAAGATCTGAAACCGGGAATGGTACTGAAAGGAACGGTCCGCAATGTCATAGACTTTGGTGCATTTGTGGATATTGGCGTCCATCAGGACGGGCTTGTACATATCTCGCAGATCACAGATAAGTTTATCCGTCATCCGCTCGAGGCAGTCAGTGTGGGTGACGTTGTGGAAGTGCAGGTATTGTCGGTCGACGCCGCGAAAAAGCGGATCTCTCTGACGATGAAGATCGGACGCGGCTGATGACAAATGAAAGTTCGCCGGGTAAAGGAGCGTTTTGATTGATGGAAGAAAATCATCTGTTACAGACAGTTACGGACAATGCCGTATTTGTGGCACAGTTTATCGGCATTGTCGTGATATTGGTTCTTGCGGCCTATGGGATGGAAAAGGCGGCCAGGAAGAGAGAAAACGGTGCGGAGCGCATTTTAAGTACGAGGAAGGTAGCCGTCTGCGGAATGTTTGCGGCGATCGCCGTTGTGCTGATGCTGTTTGAGGTGCCGGTGCCCTTTGCGCCGCCCTTTTACGGACTCGACCTGAGCGAGCTTCCGGTGCTGATCGGCGCTTATGCGTTCGGGCCGGTGGCTGGTGTGCTGATCGAGTTTTGCAAGATTGTGTTAAAAGTGTTTTTTAAGCCTACCTCCACGGCATTTGTCGGGGAGCTGGCTAATTTTGTGATCGGCTGTAGCTTTTTACTGCCGGCCTCGGGCATCTATCTGTTTCGTAAGACAAGAAAAAATGCGGTCATCGGCGCGGCTGCGGGTACGTTTTGCATGACGGTATTTGGTACGGCATTTAACGCGGTCTATCTGCTGCCAAAGTTTGCGCAGTTGTTCGGAATGCCGCTCGATGCGATCATCGCTATGGGGGCGGAGATCAATCCGGCGATCGACAGTATCGCGACACTTGTCGTGCTGGCAGTGGCGCCGCTCAATCTGCTGAAAGGCGGTCTCGTGTCGCTGATCACGATACTGATCTATAAAAAGATCAGTCCCATAATCAAAGAAGGAACGAAACATCGGCAAAAATAAGAGATCAGGGAGGGAAAAGGATGGAAACAGTAACACTTGGCATTACTGGCATTACGGTAAACAAAAATGGTTTTGGTGCGCTTCCGATCCAGAGGATTCCGGCGGCGGAGGCGGTAAAGCTGGCACGCAGGGCTTATGAGGCAGGCATTCATTTCTTTGACACGGCCAGATTTTATACGGACAGTGAAGAGAAACTGGGAGAGGCTTTCGCCGGTATGCGGGAAAAGGTCTATATCGCGACTAAAACAGCGGCGCAGGACGCGGAGGCTTTCTGGAAAGATCTGCACACGTCATTACATAATCTGCGGACGGAATATGTCGATATTTATCAGTTCCACAATCCGTCCTTCTGCCCGAAACCAGGAGATGGCAGCGGCCTGTATGAGGCAATGCTGGAAGCCAGAGAGAAAGGAATGATCCGGCATATCGGAATTACCAACCATCGTCTCTCGGTCGCGGAGGAAGCGATTGCCTCCGGCCTTTACGAGACATTGCAGTTTCCATTCTGTTATCTGAGCGGAGAGCAGGAATTGCGGCTCGTGAGACTGTGCAAAGAACAGGAAATCGGCTTTATTGCCATGAAGGCGCTGTCCGGCGGGCTGATTAACAATTCTGCCGCCGCCTACGCATTTATGGCGCAGTATGACAATGTATTGCCGATCTGGGGCGTCCAGAGAGAACAGGAGCTGGAGGAATTTATCTCTTATATTGACCAGCCGCCGAAGATGACGGAAGAGATGCAGTCTGTCATAGGAAAGGACCGGCAGGAACTGAAAGAAGACTTTTGCCGGGGCTGTGGTTATTGTATGCCCTGTCCGGCGGGAATCGAGATCAATAACTGCGCGAGGATGTCTCTGCTGCTGCGCCGCTCTCCATCGGAGCTTCAGCTCACGGAGGAAGTGCAGGCAAAAATGAAGAAGATCGAAAACTGCCTGCACTGCAATCAGTGCAAAAATCAATGTCCATACGGGCTTGATACACCGGCGCTGCTAAAAAAAAATTATGAGGATTACAAACGGGTACTGGCAGGGG
The sequence above is a segment of the Lachnospiraceae bacterium JLR.KK008 genome. Coding sequences within it:
- the glnA gene encoding type I glutamate--ammonia ligase, with amino-acid sequence MKKYTREDIVRLVQDEDVEFIRLQFTDIPGMFKNVAVTASQLKKALDNRCAFDSASITGFHNEGEAQLFLHPDCDTFEIFPWRPQQGKVARLICDVCHEDGAPFAADPRHILKKAASEARGLGYTMEVSPECEFFLFHSDEKGLPTTLTHEQAGYFDMSPLDLGENARRDIVMMLEDMGFEIESSHHESAPAQHEVDFRRDEALKTADNIMTFKLAVKTIAKRHGLHATFMPKPKNGVEGSGMHLRMALLKDGKNIFTDENKANGLSREGLFFVGGLMKHIKGMTAVTNPIVNSYKRLVSGYEAPVCLSWDTAAASPLVRVIRDREEGTRIELRSPDSAANPYLALALCLRAGLDGIREQIMPSQEPESRLPSTLREALHEMERDSLIGETLGRTAYENYLMIKGSEWETYQAQVSEWEIRQYLNRY
- a CDS encoding ANTAR domain-containing protein, which translates into the protein MTGIIVAFSKTEGARSIKNILVRSGYPVAAVCSTGAQALSQADCLDGGIVICGHRMPDMIFSRLRDDLPEGFEMLLIASGSVLEECDGSVMSLAMPLKVHELIDTVGMMVHNIESRRRRYREAPKKRSQQEAAWIREAKELLMVRNRMTEQEAHRYIQKCSMDSGTNLAETAQMILAMMRT
- the dapF gene encoding diaminopimelate epimerase codes for the protein MKFTKMHGCGNDYIYIDGNRERIPEDKRPAAVRFLSDRHFGAGGDGVIFINPSSEADFEMEMYNADGSRAEMCGNGIRCVAKYVYDKGLTDNKEFTIVSAGMCKKISLTTREGKAVTARVDMGRPELKAEKIPVIASGGQVIDEEITVQGETYRMTCVSMGNPHAVVFMEDIKQMQIETIGPQFENHPRFPKRINTEFVHVIDRQNVEMRVWERGTGETLACGTGCCAVAAACVLNGFTDRNVTVHVLGGSLSIEWDEREDTIYMTGPAETVYEGEIDMALLTD
- a CDS encoding LL-diaminopimelate aminotransferase, encoding MVKVNDNYLKLPGSYLFSTIGKKVNAFAAANPETKIIRLGIGDVTQPLAPAIISALHSAVDEMADAATFKGYAPDLGYEFLRSAIAGNDYRARGCDIAEDEIFVSDGAKCDSGNIQEIFSVDNKIAVCDPVYPVYVDTNVMAGRTGSYDAATETWSDVIYMPCVAGNGFVPEIPSEKPDLIYLCFPNNPTGCTVTKDQLQDWVDYANQVGAVIIYDAAYEAYISEENVPHSIYECEGARTCAIELHSFSKNAGFTGVRLGYTVVPKDLKIGDVALHGLWARRHGTKYNGAPYIVQRAGEAVYSPEGKAQLKKQVAYYMNNARYILEGLKDAGYTVYGGVNAPYIWLKAPNGMTSWEFFDHLLEKANVVGTPGSGFGPSGETYFRLTAFGSYENTVEAIDRIKKL
- a CDS encoding DUF975 family protein translates to MNTSLTSAQLKSISRGQLLGKYGNAISVEVLAASITGVALVLCLWISDPSTLAGLVITWLIALLISILAGIFQVGLTRFYLNLVCSRPYRTNDIFCGFSSHADRAIAVRFLLLLMQLLCMTPFYICRYFYLNQSKTAVMFLVCCLTAVAGMAVRIFFSLRFAQVYYVMLDFPNYTVRQIFSTSCKIMKGHKGRLFYICVTLIPYYLSSFLSCGIAFLWVIPFMRTLLTNFYLDIMHREYTV
- a CDS encoding Tex family protein translates to MDIIVKLTEELKVEKWQVEAAVALIDEGNTIPFISRYRKEATGALNDETLRDLNERLGYLRNLEEKKAQALSSIEEQGKLTDELRAKIGAAETLVAVEDLYRPYRPKRKTRASVAKEKGLEPLAQLILAQEMTQPALEAAAQYVDEEKGVKTAQEALQGAKDIIAESISDEADYRAYIREATFAEGVLTSTAKDEKAQSVYEMYYNYSEAVSKAAGHRILALNRGESEKFLTVKIEAPTERILRFLEKKIVLNDNPVTTPILKETITDSYDRLIAPAIERDIRSELTERAEDGAISVFGKNLEQLLLQPPIAGKTVMGWDPAFRTGCKLAVVDRTGKVLDTKVIYPTAPQNKVEQSKRELKKLIDKYEVDLISVGNGTASRESEQVIVELLKELERPVQYVIVSEAGASVYSASKLATEEFPEFDVGQRSAASIARRLQDPLAELVKIDPKSIGVGQYQHDMNQKKLGEALNGVVENCVNRVGVDLNTASAPLLSYISGITKTIAKNIVDYRENNGRFTNRKQLLKVAKLGPKAFEQCAGFMRITDGDHPLDATSVHPESYEAAEKLMQKLGLTIEDVRAAQKAAAASKSTKARKESAAKPRQKQNKIVIRNTNTAMGKALAAAMNGMTLEQGGRSAEKGQTTDRERTAEKGQAAERLIGNLERRAGDKKKLAEEIGIGELTLTDILKELEKPARDPRDNMPAPILRSDVLDMKDLKPGMVLKGTVRNVIDFGAFVDIGVHQDGLVHISQITDKFIRHPLEAVSVGDVVEVQVLSVDAAKKRISLTMKIGRG
- a CDS encoding ECF transporter S component encodes the protein MEENHLLQTVTDNAVFVAQFIGIVVILVLAAYGMEKAARKRENGAERILSTRKVAVCGMFAAIAVVLMLFEVPVPFAPPFYGLDLSELPVLIGAYAFGPVAGVLIEFCKIVLKVFFKPTSTAFVGELANFVIGCSFLLPASGIYLFRKTRKNAVIGAAAGTFCMTVFGTAFNAVYLLPKFAQLFGMPLDAIIAMGAEINPAIDSIATLVVLAVAPLNLLKGGLVSLITILIYKKISPIIKEGTKHRQK
- a CDS encoding aldo/keto reductase; protein product: METVTLGITGITVNKNGFGALPIQRIPAAEAVKLARRAYEAGIHFFDTARFYTDSEEKLGEAFAGMREKVYIATKTAAQDAEAFWKDLHTSLHNLRTEYVDIYQFHNPSFCPKPGDGSGLYEAMLEAREKGMIRHIGITNHRLSVAEEAIASGLYETLQFPFCYLSGEQELRLVRLCKEQEIGFIAMKALSGGLINNSAAAYAFMAQYDNVLPIWGVQREQELEEFISYIDQPPKMTEEMQSVIGKDRQELKEDFCRGCGYCMPCPAGIEINNCARMSLLLRRSPSELQLTEEVQAKMKKIENCLHCNQCKNQCPYGLDTPALLKKNYEDYKRVLAGEVSVR